From Flaviflexus ciconiae:
TGGCTCCCCTCGGGGCACGGCCTAACCGCATAAACCAAGAGACCGAGAAGTAACTCCGGTGACGACACAGGCTTCCTCGGAAGCTCCTTCGCTTTGCGCACGTGCCCATTCATCGCCCGGAAATGGAGTTGTGCACAGGTAGCCCATACCTTGATTTATGTACTCTCTTTGAAGGTTCCCGAGAGGACCGGTTACTCGGTGTTACGATTTACGTGTTACAAAAAGGTTAACTAACGAGCCTTGGGTGGCGGAAGCGTGCCCTCCCTTGGCAAAGCAAAGGCGATATTTTGACAGCTGATTTCCTGTTTCAGGAGATAGGTACGACTGGCAGGTGCTCCGGAATAGTACACACTGACTTTGCCCAGCTGTCGACGAGCGATTGTGGCAACCCGGTTCGCGCAGCGGACTGTACATTTGCCTGGACTGCTACCATGATTCGCTTGATCGCTTCTCCTCCTCGTCAACGAAAGGCCTCGCAATGATGGCAACATCCACATTTCAGAGCGTCTGTGTCATCGGCCTGGGATATATCGGCCTCCCGACCGCAGCGTTTGTGGCTTCCAAGGGCATCAACGTTATCGGCGTCGACGTCAATGAAAAGTTCGTCAACCGGATTAATGCTGGGGAGGTCCCGTTCTTTGAGCCGGACTTTGCGGAAACACTCGTTGATGTCGTTGGTAGGGGCCTGCTGACGGCGACGACCGAGACCCCGGCCGCAGACGCCTACATCGTGGCGGTGCCGACCCCTTTCAATGACAAGCACGAGCTTGACCCGTCGTACATCAAGTCCGCTGCGGAAGGCATCGCCGACAAACTGTCCGGTGGTGAACTCGTCGTTCTGGAGTCGACCTCCCCGCCCGGAACGACGGAAAAGCTTGCCGATTACCTGATCTCCCTGCGTCCCGACCTCACGCTAGAGGATGGTCAGCCGAACTCGCTTTACTTTGCGCACTGCCCAGAGCGCGTCCTGCCGGGACGCATCATGGTCGAGCTCGCGTCGAATGATCGAATGATCGGTGGTCTCACGCCGCACGGAACCGAGATGGCGAGGGAGCTTTACGCAACGTTCTGCACGGGTGAGCTCCTCCTAACGGATGCGAAGACGGCGGAGATGGCGAAACTGACGGAGAACTCCTTTAGGGACGTCAACATTGCGTTCGCGAACGAGCTCTCTGTCATTTGCGACAAGCTCGGAATTGATGTCTGGGAGCTCATCGAGCTCGCCAACCACCACCCACGGGTGAACATCCTCCAGCCCGGCCCCGGAGTGGGGGGACACTGCATCGCGGTCGACCCCTGGTTTATCGTGGCTGCGGCTCCCGAAGAGGCAAAGATCATTAAGGCTGCCCGCAACATCAACGACGCGAAGCCCGGCTACGTCATCGACAAGGTGCTTGCCAAGGCGTACCGCATCAAGAACCCGACTATCGCTGCGCTTGGCATCGCCTTCAAGCCCGACATCGATGACCTGCGCGAGTCGCCGTCGCTGGCAATCGTCGAGCGGCTGGCCGGTGAACTTGAAGAAGGCGATATTCGTGTTGTTGAACCTCATGTCTCCGAACTACCGTCGCGCCTTGCGCAGTCCTCGAACGTACGGTTGCAGGGCACCCTCGAGGCCATCAACGAGGCCGACATCGTTCTGGTCTTGGTTGACCACACAAAGTTCAAGTCGATTGATCGTGCGTTGTTGGAAGAGAAGATCGTTATTGACACCAAGGGCCTGTGGCGCTGAGCCGACCGCGCTGAACTTACCTAAGAAAGGCATGTCGTGAACAACATCGTCCGCACGCTCAAGTCAAAGCGAGGACTGCTCTACACGGGGCTGGTTGGCCTTGCGACCCTGATCGCTATCATCGTTGTCGCTATTGCTGACCACGCAGAGCTGATCGCGGCAACGCTTCTGATCGGCCTTATTGGCTGGTTGATCCTCATTGCCCTCGAGCTTGTCCGCATGTGCGTGGAGACGGTTCGCAAGGACATGCGACAAACCAAGCAGCAGGTCGGCAAGATTGATTACCGCGTTGGCAACATAGCCCAGGATACGCGCAACACCGCGGGCTCGGTCGGTAAGGCCGTTCCCATGATCCGTACCGTCCACGAGGCTGCCGTGCACATGTATGCATCCGGCTTCGACGGTGAGGACGTGGGGGATTCCGGTGCCGGAATGTCGGCGCGCCCGTTCCTTGACACAAATATGATCCCCGAAAGCACCATGCCGGATGTTGCTCCGAAGCGCACGACGAAGGCCATGGTCATCGCCGATGAATTTACCCTCGCCGCATTTGCTCCCGAGTGGATTCAGTTGACTCCGACCCCGGACACCTGGAAGCAGATCATTGACGACGAGAACCCGGATCTCTTCTTCATTGAGAGCGCCTGGGAAGGTAACGACGGATCGTGGCGCTACCACCTCGTGGGAACCTCTGCTCCTCGACCCGCGGTCGTCGACGCTATTGCTTACGCAAAGTCGAAGAACATTCCTGTCGTGTTCTGGAACAAGGAAGATCCGCCGCACTTCGAGGACTTCCTCGATGTCGCAAGACTTGCCGACTATGTATTTACGACCGATGGGGATCTGGTGCCCGAGTACACGAAGCGTTTGGGCCACAACCGCATTGGACTGCTGCCCTTTGCCGCGCAACCGCTCATTCACAATCCCGTGAAGGTGAGCCGTTTTGGCAGGGCACGAAACATTGCTTTCGGTGGCATGTATTTCCGGGACAAGTATCCCGAACGTCGGGCACAGATGGACTACCTTCTTCCTGCCGCGCACGACTTCGGGCTGGAAATCTTCTCCCGTCAGCTTGGCAAGGATCCCGCCTACCAGTTCCCGGCTCCCTATGACTCGGCCGTTGTTGGCTCTCTTGCCTACCCGCAGATGATCACGGCTTATAAGCTGTACAAGGCTGTTCTAAACGTCAACTCGGTCGTGACCTCGTCAACGATGTGTGCCAGGCGAATCTTTGAGGCCACCGCGTGCGGTACGGCAGTGGTTACACCCCCGAGCCCAGCAATCGACCACTTCTTTGGCGATGCTCTGTCCGTCGTATCCGATCAGGACGAGGCGACCAGGGCGATTCGCC
This genomic window contains:
- the wecC gene encoding UDP-N-acetyl-D-mannosamine dehydrogenase, producing MMATSTFQSVCVIGLGYIGLPTAAFVASKGINVIGVDVNEKFVNRINAGEVPFFEPDFAETLVDVVGRGLLTATTETPAADAYIVAVPTPFNDKHELDPSYIKSAAEGIADKLSGGELVVLESTSPPGTTEKLADYLISLRPDLTLEDGQPNSLYFAHCPERVLPGRIMVELASNDRMIGGLTPHGTEMARELYATFCTGELLLTDAKTAEMAKLTENSFRDVNIAFANELSVICDKLGIDVWELIELANHHPRVNILQPGPGVGGHCIAVDPWFIVAAAPEEAKIIKAARNINDAKPGYVIDKVLAKAYRIKNPTIAALGIAFKPDIDDLRESPSLAIVERLAGELEEGDIRVVEPHVSELPSRLAQSSNVRLQGTLEAINEADIVLVLVDHTKFKSIDRALLEEKIVIDTKGLWR
- a CDS encoding glycosyltransferase family protein: MNNIVRTLKSKRGLLYTGLVGLATLIAIIVVAIADHAELIAATLLIGLIGWLILIALELVRMCVETVRKDMRQTKQQVGKIDYRVGNIAQDTRNTAGSVGKAVPMIRTVHEAAVHMYASGFDGEDVGDSGAGMSARPFLDTNMIPESTMPDVAPKRTTKAMVIADEFTLAAFAPEWIQLTPTPDTWKQIIDDENPDLFFIESAWEGNDGSWRYHLVGTSAPRPAVVDAIAYAKSKNIPVVFWNKEDPPHFEDFLDVARLADYVFTTDGDLVPEYTKRLGHNRIGLLPFAAQPLIHNPVKVSRFGRARNIAFGGMYFRDKYPERRAQMDYLLPAAHDFGLEIFSRQLGKDPAYQFPAPYDSAVVGSLAYPQMITAYKLYKAVLNVNSVVTSSTMCARRIFEATACGTAVVTPPSPAIDHFFGDALSVVSDQDEATRAIRLLTRSSEYRDRKVHEAQRIVWEKNTYSHRVDTILETIGQDVQDVRGTVSVFISTNVPGSAAYISENLLRQVRQPEEVVIVSHGFDFDESEFDAVREAGIIVKLIFAAPESSLGQNLNLAIENTTGDVLVRMDDDDWYGKNYVRDQLHALDFSGATLVGKAASYIYFESTDSTVLTYPQKENKIDDFVRGATFVAKREVFLKYPFSDQSLGEDSALLQQIRADGGKIYSTDRFNFIVNRWEDKGRHTWSVADEELFSTGMLQYMGNAQDQLEV